A window of Candidatus Thermoplasmatota archaeon contains these coding sequences:
- a CDS encoding tyrosine-type recombinase/integrase yields the protein YDERTIQQIVKNATKKAGIRKKVTPHTLRHSFATHLLEGGVDIRFIQQLLGHKSLRTTQIYTHVANKDIKKLASLL from the coding sequence GATATGATGAGAGAACAATTCAGCAAATAGTTAAAAATGCAACTAAAAAAGCTGGCATAAGAAAGAAAGTCACGCCGCATACTTTAAGGCACAGCTTTGCTACACATTTATTGGAAGGAGGTGTAGATATAAGGTTTATTCAACAGTTGCTTGGTCATAAAAGTTTGAGAACAACTCAGATTTATACGCATGTTGCAAACAAAGATATTAAAAAACTTGCAAGTCTGCTTTAG